The window GAGAGCAGCGCCGCCGCCAGGCACAGCCAGCCGCTGCCGAAGCAGGCCAGTTGCGCGCTGCTGGCCACGCGCCGCGCCCGCAGGCGCCCATGGCCGCGCAGGTACAGCAGCAAGGACAGCAGCACCGTGCCGATCAGCCAGGGCTCATCGTTCCAGCGCGTCGTATCGGCGGCAGCGATACCCAGCGTATGGGCGGCGCCGGGAAGCGGGCAGGCCACCAGCAGCAGGGAGACGGACCAGGGCAGGCGATAGCGCATGATGTTGCGCGGTTCAGAACCGCGGCCCCCAGTAGATGACGGCATAGATGGCCAGCCAGCTGATGACCACGAAGTACCAGTAGTCGCCATTCTCGCTGACATCGACATAGCGCTTGCTCTCCACCGGCCCGGTGAAGAAGAGCACGGTCAGCACCAGCGTGTCGAAGGTATCGGTGATCAGGTGGACCGTATGCAAGCCCAGCAGCATCCAGGTGATGGAGCCGTAGGCGTTGTGGCTCCAGTTGACATTGAGACTGGCGAACTCGCCGATGCGGCCCCCCAGGAACAGCAGTGAAAACAGCAGGCACAGCACCAGCCCCAGGCGTACGCGCTGGAGGTCGAAGCGGTGCGCGGCCTGGCTGGCCAGATAGTTGGGCAGGCAGGACAGCAGCATGATCACGGTATTGAGACTGCCCCAGAGCAGATCCGGTGGCGCTGAATCCGGTGGCCAGGCCGGCGCTTGACCGCGCAGGTAGAAATAGCTGGCGATGCCCAGCGCAAACACCGTGCTTTCGATGAAGATCAGGCCCAGCGTGGCCCACCAGGTCGTGCTGGCCGGGCCGAAGCCGAAGGTGGGCAGGCCGCTGACATCCAGGGTTGCCGCTGGCTGCTTCATCGTCATGGCCGCACCTCGCTGGCGATGCGCGCCTGGCTGCGCTGGCGGCGCGGCCAGAACCAGATCGCCGTGGCCAGGCCAACGGGCAAGGCGCCCCACACCACCGCCCAGGGACTGAAGATGGAGCCGATGAACAGCGCCGTGGTCGCCAGCGCCGACAAGAGCGGCCAGGGCGAGGGCGTGGGCAACCAGAAGCGATGTTGCGGATGGGCCTCGATGACGCTGGTGATGAGCACTTCGCGCTGGCCATTGTCCAGCCCGCTGACATGGCTGGGCAGGCGCGGCGCTTGCCACAGCGGGTCAGCCGCATGCACCACCGGCACCTCCAGGAAATTGCCCGCCGGCGGCGGCGAAGGCAGGCTCCATTCCAGCGTAGCCGCGCCCCAGGGATTGTCGCCCGCCGCGGCACCCCGCCACAGGCTGTGCACCACGTTGAGCAGGAATAGCAGCACGCTCAGGCCGATCAGGAAAGCGCCGATGGTGGCCGTCAGGTTCAGGCCCTCCCAGCCCATCTGCGCCGCGTAGGTATAGACCCGCCGCGTCATGCCCTGCAGGCCCAGCACATGCATGGGGAAGAAGCAGACGTTGAAACCGACGAAGAACAGCCAGAAATTCCAGCGCCCCAGCCGCTCGTCCAGCATGCGCCCGGTGAACTTGGGGAACCAGTAGTAGAAACCGCCGAAGAGCGGAAAGATGGCCCCACCCAGCAGCACGTAGTGCAGGTGCGCGACCACGAAATAGGTGTCGTGCAATTGCAGGTCCAGCGGCACCGAGGCCAGCATCAGCCCGGTCAGGCCGCCCATGACCAGGATGAAGAAGAAGGCCAGCACGAACAGCAAAGGCGTCTTGAACACCGGCCGTCCCAGCCAGATCGTGCTGATCCAGCAAAAGATCTGCAAGGCCGTGGGCAGGGCGATGAGCAGGCTGGCCGCGGTGAAGAAGAGCTTGCCGGCCTCGGGCAGGGTGGTGGCGAACATGTGATGCACCCATAGGCCGAAGGCGAGGAAGGCTGTGGCGATCAGGGCCAGCACCATGGCCGGATAGCCCACCATGGAGCGACGCGCGAAGGTGGGAATGATGGTCGAGATCATCCCCAGCGGCGGCAGGAAGATGAGATAGACCTCCGGATGCCCAAAGAACCAGAACAGGTGCTGCCACAGCAACGCATCGCCGCCGTTCTGGTGGCTGTAGAACTGGGTGTTGACCAGCCTGTCGGTGATGAGTCCGGTGCTGGCCAGCATCACCGCCGGCATGGCGAAGAGCACCATCACCGAGGTCACCAGCATGGCCCAGGCGAACAGCGGCATGCGGCGCAGGCTCATGCCGGGCGCGCGCAGCTTCATCACCGTGGTAATGATGACGATGGCCTCGATCAGGGCCGAGAGCTCGGTAAAGGTGATCATCTGCGCCCAGATATCCACGCCCTTGCCCGAGGCATAGGGATTCAAGGCCAGTGGCACGTAGGCGAACCAGCCCACGTCCGGCCCGCTGCCGGCCAAGAAGGCGCCATACAGCAGCAGTCCGCCAAAGAGGAAGATCCAGTAGGCAAAGGCGTTCAGGCGCGGGAAAGCGACACTGCGCGCGCCGATCATGAGCGGCAGCAGATAGGCCGCCACGGCCTGCATCACCGGCACGGCAAAGAGGAACATCATGGTCGTGCCATGCATGGTGAAGAGCTGGTTGTAGAGCCTTGCGCCGATCAGCTCAGCGTCGGGGCGCGCCAGTTGCAGCCGCATGGCCAGCGCCAGCATGCCGCCCAGCAGGAAGAACACGAAGGTGGTCACCATGAAGCGGCGCGCAATGGCCTTGTGGTTGACCGCGCAAAGCCAGCCCCATAGTCCGGGCGGGTCCGACCAGGTCTGTTCCAGGCGGCGCGCTTCTTCGGCGCGTGGGTCCGGGGTCATTGCAGGGTCTCCAGATAGTCGAGCAGGGCGTTGAGCTCATCGGGCGGCAGTTGCGCGGGCGGCATGATGACGCCGGTCTTGAGCGAGCGTGCATCGGTGATCCAGCCCGCCAGGAAGCCGCGCTGGTTGGGGAAGATGCCGGCGGCCAGCGTGCTGCGGCTGGCCAGGTGGGTGAGGTCCGGCCCGTTCTGGCCAGCGGCGTCGGTCCCCCGGATGGCGTGGCACTGTGCGCAGCCGCGCTCCATGAAGACCGCGCGGCCGCGGGCCACCGTGGCGGCGGCGTCGGCAACCGGCGCTGCCGCACGTGCCTGGCCGCTCGCCCAGCGGGCATAGTCGGCGGGGGATTCGGCGGTCACCAGCAGGGCCATGCGGGCATGTTCCAGACCACAGAATTCAGCACACTGCCCCCGGTAAGTCCCTGCCTGGTCGGCGCGCAGCCGCAGTTGGGCAGGTTTGCCGGGGATCAGGTCGAGCTTGCCATGCAGATTGGGCAACCAGAGGGAATGGATGACGTCTTCGCTATCGAGATCGATGATGACGGCGCGACCCACCGGCAGATGCAGCTCATTGGCCGTAGTGAAGCCTTGTCCGGTCAGGGGATCGTGGTACTGCGCCTGCCACCACCATTGGCGTGCGGTGAGCTTCACCTGCAACGCCCCGGCGGTGGGCAACTGGTCCAGCGCCCGGCTGGCCACCACATCAGCGGCGAACAGCGCCAGCAGCCCGGTGGCCGACAGGCCCAGCGCCCAGCCTATCGCCCAGGTCAGGCGTGGCGTGGCGGCAGCAGCCTCAGCGCTGTAGCGGCGCCGGCGGAACAGGGCGACGGCACAGGCCAGCAGGGTCAGCAGGAAGACGACGGTGCACAGGCCCAGCGTGACATGCCACAGGCTGGCGATGGTAGCGGCCTGCGGCCCAGCGGGTTGCAGCACATCCTGCCATTGCGCTCGCGCCTGCGCGACTGGGACGGCGCAACAGGCGCTTGCTGCAAGCAGGCGCAACAACAAGGAAGAGGTGGTGGGCATCGCGGCCATCGCTGGTTCACCGGAACATCGGGATGAGCGATTATGGAAAGCCTGAGCCTGCGCACGGAATAGGCGCACGCGGCGATGCGATGTAGGAATGTTGCACCCGGGCCGCTGCCGAGCTGGCGCGGCCCGAGGGCCTTAGAACGCGTTGAGCGGAATCTTGAGGTAGCGCACGCCATTGTCCTCGGCCGGCGGCAATTGCCCGGCGCGCATGTTGACCTGCACCGAGGGCAGCAGCAGGACCGGCATGTCCAGCGTGGCGTCGCGGGCCTTGCGCATGGTCACGAAGCTCTCTTCGCTCACCCCTTCATGCACGTGGATGTTGTGCCGGCGTTCTTCGGCCACCGTCGTGACGTAGCGCAACTCTCGTCCATTGGGGCGGTAGTCATGGCACATGTAGAGCTGGGCATGGTCGGGCAGGGACAGCACCGCCTGGATGGAACGGAACAGGGTCCGCGCATCGCCGCCCGGGAAGTCGCAACGCGCCGTCCCGTAGTCGGGCATGAAGAGCGTGTCGCCGACGAAGGCGGCGATATGCCCGGCCTCTTCCACCACATAGGTGAGGCAGGCCGGCGTGTGGCCCGGCGTATGCATGACGCGCGCCTGCAACTGGCCGATCTGGAAGCGCGCGCCATCGGCGAAGAGCTGGTCGAACTGGCTACCGTCGTGGGCGAAGGCGGCGCCGGCGTTGAACAGCTTGCCGAACACCGCCTGCACCTGGGTGATGTGCTCGCCGATGGCGATGCGGCCGCCCAGTTGCTGCTTCAGGTAAGGCGCCGCTGACAGGTGGTCGGCGTGGGCGTGGGTTTCCAGTATCCATTGCACCTGGGCGCCCAGTTCGCGCACGCGGGCAATGAGCTGGTCGGCGCTGGTGGTGGCGGTGCGGCCGGATTTGGGATCGTAGTCCAGCACCGTATCGATCAGCGCGCATTGGCCGCTGGCGCGGTCCAGCACCAGATAGCTGACGGTGCTCGTGGTGGTATCGAAATGGCCTTCAATGTGCAGCTTGTCCATCATGCATCCTCGTCTTCATCAACCCATGCCGTCGCCGCATGTTATCGCGATCGACGGCGTTCCAGCAGTGCAAAGAGCAGCATGCCGGCCAGCATGGCCAGCACGAATACCAGGCCCTTGAACTGGCCCGCGCCCACCAGTACCAGAGCCGGACCCGGACAGATGCCGGCCATGCCCCAGCCCACGCCAAAGACCAGGCTGCCCAGCACCAGGCGGCGGTCGATCTGGCGCGCAGCAGGCAGTTGCATGGGCTGGCCCAGCAAGGAAGCCTTCATCCTGCGGGCGTGCGCAAAGGCGGGCACGCCCACGGCAATCGCTGCGGCCATGACCAGCATCAGCGAAGGGTCCCAGGCCCCGGCCAGGTCGAGGAAGGCCAATACCTTGGCCGGATCGGCCATGCCGGAGAGCAGCAGGCCGAATCCGAACACCAGTCCGGACAGCAAGGCAGTCAGTGCAGTCATGCGTTTGTCCCTCATTCAGAGGCCCGCCACGTGGCGCAGCAGATAGACGCTCACGAAACCGGCCATCATAAAGCAGACCGTGGCCACCGCCGAGCGCAGCGAAAAGCGCGACAGCCCGCACACCCCATGGCCGCTGGTGCAGCCCGCGCCATATCGCGTACCCAGGCCGACCAGCAGGCCCGCCAGGACGATCTGGCCCAGGCCGGCGTCGATGTGGATGGGCGGCAGGCTTGCGCCCAGGCGCATGAGCAGGGGCGCTGCCAGCAGGCCCAGCAGGAACATCGCGCGCCAGGCGCGATCGCCCGCGCGCGGCTGCAGCAGGCCGCCCAGGATGCCGCTGACGCCAGCCACACGGCCATTGGCCAGGATCAGGATGGCGGCGGCCAGGCCGATCAGCGCACCGCCAGCCAGCGCGGTGACGGGGGTAAAGGCAGTCCAGTCCACTTGCATGTTCACTCCTTGGGGCAGTAAAGGCGATACATCAGGTCCAGCATTTCCAGCAGCCGCGCATCCGCCACCCGATAGTAGATCCGCTTGCCATCGCGCCGCGTGCTGACCACGCCCTCGTTGCGCAGCACGCCCAACTGCTGTGACAGGGTGGGCTGGCGGATATCCAGTTGCTCTTCCAGCTCGCTCACGCACATTTCCTGCTGCGACAGCTGGCACAGCAACAACAGACGGTCTTCATTGGCCAGCACCTTGAGGGCGCCAACGGCCTCGCCTGCGGCCTGGCGCATGCGTTCTGCCGGCAGGGCGAGTGAGGGAACGGGAGCGCGAGCAGTCATCAATATGTGAATTAATAATATATTTAAATATATATTAATGCAGAGACGTCGGGCTGACAAGCCTGGCGTGAGGCGCAAGGGGCAGGGGCGATGGGTGCGGGCGAGCTCAGGAAGCGTGCAGCAAATCGATCATACGGCAGCTGGCCTGGCGCGCAGCGGCCATGGCTTCTTCGGCAAAGGCGAAGGGAGCATCCTGGCCGCAGAACTGCAATTGGCCATTGATATACAAATCCCAGGTCCAGCCCTGGGCGTTGGGACACTTGAGTTCTATCCTGACCAGCTCATCGCGATACCTGAATAGCGCCTTTCTCATCGTTTCCTCGGTCTTGTTCTGGTCGGCCGCTCATTGCCGGGCTGCTGCCGGGCTGAAGGGGGCCGCCTAGAGTGCAAGATTGTCATGCGATTGTCATTTTTTATTTGCTGATTTCTTGCATTGTACCGATTAGTAGAATTTATTGCTGATGAGTAACGCCCGTTTCCCGGGCGGTGGCGGCCGATCCGTTGAGCAGGCGCTCCACCAGTCCGCCGTAATGGTGCTGAGGTGTGGTGATGGCATAGAAGTTCTCGACCAGTTCGGTGGTCTGGCCCACCGTCACCAGGACCCCGTTGCGCAGCTCATCCTGCACCACCACTTCGGGCAGCACGCTGAGCCAGCCGCTGTCGCGCGCAATCAGACGCAGCATGGCCATGTCATCGACTTCGGCGCGCAGCCGCGGGCGCACATCGGCCGATACGCACAGCGCGTCAAAGCGCATGCGCAGCGCATGACGCGGGCCGGGCAGGGCCATGTCGATGCCTTCCAGGTCTTCCGGAATGCGCAGGCTGCCGGCTTCCCAGCGATGCGCCGGGCCCACCACCGAGACCGCCTGGCTGCCCAGGAAGCGGCAGTGCAGGGGACGATCAGGATCAGCCGGGACGGTTTCGTTGGCCAGCACCACATCCAGCTGGTGCTGCACCAGCCGCTCCAGCAAGCCCTCCAGTTGGCCCGACTCCAGCGTGAGCGCCACGCTCGGATCGGACAGCATGGGCCGCAACCAGTTTTCCTGATAGTTACGCGAGAGTGTGGCCACACTGCCCACCCGCAAGCGCGTCACGCCCGCCGAGCGGCCCTCCAGGCGGCCCAGCATTTCCTGGCTGAGTCCAAAGATGTTGTCGGCATAGGTGAACACCAGTTGCCCCGTGTCGCTGAGGCTGAGCCGACGGCCTTCGCGGATGAATAGATCTTCACCTAGATGTTTCTCCAGCTGACGAATCTGAGCGGATAC is drawn from Herbaspirillum seropedicae and contains these coding sequences:
- a CDS encoding MBL fold metallo-hydrolase, with amino-acid sequence MDKLHIEGHFDTTTSTVSYLVLDRASGQCALIDTVLDYDPKSGRTATTSADQLIARVRELGAQVQWILETHAHADHLSAAPYLKQQLGGRIAIGEHITQVQAVFGKLFNAGAAFAHDGSQFDQLFADGARFQIGQLQARVMHTPGHTPACLTYVVEEAGHIAAFVGDTLFMPDYGTARCDFPGGDARTLFRSIQAVLSLPDHAQLYMCHDYRPNGRELRYVTTVAEERRHNIHVHEGVSEESFVTMRKARDATLDMPVLLLPSVQVNMRAGQLPPAEDNGVRYLKIPLNAF
- a CDS encoding cytochrome c oxidase subunit II encodes the protein MPTTSSLLLRLLAASACCAVPVAQARAQWQDVLQPAGPQAATIASLWHVTLGLCTVVFLLTLLACAVALFRRRRYSAEAAAATPRLTWAIGWALGLSATGLLALFAADVVASRALDQLPTAGALQVKLTARQWWWQAQYHDPLTGQGFTTANELHLPVGRAVIIDLDSEDVIHSLWLPNLHGKLDLIPGKPAQLRLRADQAGTYRGQCAEFCGLEHARMALLVTAESPADYARWASGQARAAAPVADAAATVARGRAVFMERGCAQCHAIRGTDAAGQNGPDLTHLASRSTLAAGIFPNQRGFLAGWITDARSLKTGVIMPPAQLPPDELNALLDYLETLQ
- a CDS encoding ArsR/SmtB family transcription factor, whose amino-acid sequence is MTARAPVPSLALPAERMRQAAGEAVGALKVLANEDRLLLLCQLSQQEMCVSELEEQLDIRQPTLSQQLGVLRNEGVVSTRRDGKRIYYRVADARLLEMLDLMYRLYCPKE
- the ctaD gene encoding cytochrome c oxidase subunit I, which encodes MTPDPRAEEARRLEQTWSDPPGLWGWLCAVNHKAIARRFMVTTFVFFLLGGMLALAMRLQLARPDAELIGARLYNQLFTMHGTTMMFLFAVPVMQAVAAYLLPLMIGARSVAFPRLNAFAYWIFLFGGLLLYGAFLAGSGPDVGWFAYVPLALNPYASGKGVDIWAQMITFTELSALIEAIVIITTVMKLRAPGMSLRRMPLFAWAMLVTSVMVLFAMPAVMLASTGLITDRLVNTQFYSHQNGGDALLWQHLFWFFGHPEVYLIFLPPLGMISTIIPTFARRSMVGYPAMVLALIATAFLAFGLWVHHMFATTLPEAGKLFFTAASLLIALPTALQIFCWISTIWLGRPVFKTPLLFVLAFFFILVMGGLTGLMLASVPLDLQLHDTYFVVAHLHYVLLGGAIFPLFGGFYYWFPKFTGRMLDERLGRWNFWLFFVGFNVCFFPMHVLGLQGMTRRVYTYAAQMGWEGLNLTATIGAFLIGLSVLLFLLNVVHSLWRGAAAGDNPWGAATLEWSLPSPPPAGNFLEVPVVHAADPLWQAPRLPSHVSGLDNGQREVLITSVIEAHPQHRFWLPTPSPWPLLSALATTALFIGSIFSPWAVVWGALPVGLATAIWFWPRRQRSQARIASEVRP
- a CDS encoding LysR family transcriptional regulator; translated protein: MRLEQLNFHHLRYFWRVAKLGHLTRAAEELHTSQSAVSAQIRQLEKHLGEDLFIREGRRLSLSDTGQLVFTYADNIFGLSQEMLGRLEGRSAGVTRLRVGSVATLSRNYQENWLRPMLSDPSVALTLESGQLEGLLERLVQHQLDVVLANETVPADPDRPLHCRFLGSQAVSVVGPAHRWEAGSLRIPEDLEGIDMALPGPRHALRMRFDALCVSADVRPRLRAEVDDMAMLRLIARDSGWLSVLPEVVVQDELRNGVLVTVGQTTELVENFYAITTPQHHYGGLVERLLNGSAATARETGVTHQQ
- a CDS encoding YeeE/YedE family protein, yielding MQVDWTAFTPVTALAGGALIGLAAAILILANGRVAGVSGILGGLLQPRAGDRAWRAMFLLGLLAAPLLMRLGASLPPIHIDAGLGQIVLAGLLVGLGTRYGAGCTSGHGVCGLSRFSLRSAVATVCFMMAGFVSVYLLRHVAGL
- a CDS encoding YeeE/YedE family protein, whose translation is MTALTALLSGLVFGFGLLLSGMADPAKVLAFLDLAGAWDPSLMLVMAAAIAVGVPAFAHARRMKASLLGQPMQLPAARQIDRRLVLGSLVFGVGWGMAGICPGPALVLVGAGQFKGLVFVLAMLAGMLLFALLERRRSR
- a CDS encoding cytochrome c oxidase subunit 3; this encodes MKQPAATLDVSGLPTFGFGPASTTWWATLGLIFIESTVFALGIASYFYLRGQAPAWPPDSAPPDLLWGSLNTVIMLLSCLPNYLASQAAHRFDLQRVRLGLVLCLLFSLLFLGGRIGEFASLNVNWSHNAYGSITWMLLGLHTVHLITDTFDTLVLTVLFFTGPVESKRYVDVSENGDYWYFVVISWLAIYAVIYWGPRF